In Vicugna pacos chromosome 27, VicPac4, whole genome shotgun sequence, one DNA window encodes the following:
- the TTLL13 gene encoding tubulin polyglutamylase TTLL13 isoform X1, with amino-acid sequence MEPSTCKTSESEEDYVEEEGSEEECVKGEGTTPSNPSHQALSKADCNAFMNGVALSVVAKKIPKKVITPADPDDLEVGRRKKRRKHRPLAINLTNCKYESVRRAAQMCGLKEVGEDEEWTVYWTDCSVSLERVMDMKRFQKINHFPGMTEICRKDLLARNLNRMQKLYPTEYNIFPRTWCLPADYGDFQSYGRQRKTRTYICKPDSGCQGRGIFITRNPREIKPGEHMICQQYISKPFLIDGFKFDMRIYVLITSCDPLRIFMYEEGLARFATVPYVERSHNNLDDVCMHLTNYAINKHNENFVRDDAVGSKRKLSTLNTWLREHGYDPRELWGDIEDIIIKTIISAHSVLRHNYRTCFPQYLSGGTCACFEILGFDILLDHKLKPWLLEVNHSPSFTTDSRLDREVKDALLCDAMTLINLRGCDKRKVIEEDKRRVKERLFQCHQQPREAKGSRREQSESSHAALLDQERYEDAHLGGYRRIYPGPDTEKYAPFFKHNGSLFQETAASKAREECARQQLEEIRLKQEQQETSGNKRRKENKDQNQGESAGEKSQSRARLRSLSTHLAYRNRNREKELPPVHLDTMQPQEIVEEEELERMKALLQRENLIRSLGIVEQLTHILHPSHQGQKKLHEYQISPGQAGQSRTAICEFGPIGPPEKGCQRAGSSLPASSSAPRVDPQDRRATVKHECCSSTSFLVPSAAQELQLDKSSSSHQPLFIVNEDIWKALFSQCQSQPYKPRPSQQKTRSHKPSPGRTSVTLFNPKPGPSSATGKSGVSSTSFRPANGREVFSIITVRKGGPWNGSSSEVTPSAGSGKEAQSTQLPARPRYFRFRSWLPVLKHFGLLRAVFVDMAIALNLLLGGRVRAAVARCGFATRGVASPGSIGREPDPDSDWEPEERELQEVESALKRQKKAIRFQKIRRQMEVPGAPPRTLTWEAMEQIRYLHKEFAESWSVPRLAEGFEVSTDVIRRVLKSKFVPTLEQKLKQDQKVLKKVRLAPSLWQLPGSGVTLKPLSAGHSVSGSLLMPGDEVSSKGHGHITALRVIKSNTHSTNTPRRQKGRNKGIQGLEEESFMPVTEALGHPRELQKYSTSDCEGTRATDFDGWPSDRKLEELKAGEPDDQNFSNKVVQRGREFFDSNGNFLYRI; translated from the exons TG TGCGTCGAGCAGCTCAAATGTGTGGcctgaaagaggtgggggaggatgaAGAGTGGACAGTGTACTGGACAGACTGCTCTGTTTCACTGGAACGAGTCATGGACATGAAGAGGTTTCAG AAAATCAACCACTTCCCTGGCATGACAGAAATCTGCCGCAAAGATCTGCTGGCTCGGAACCTCAACCGCATGCAGAAACTCTATCCTACAGAGTACAACATCTTCCCCCGCACCTGGTGCCTCCCCGCAGA CTACGGGGACTTCCAGTCCTATGGTCGTCAGCGAAAAACCCGCACTTATATCTGCAAGCCAGACAGTGGCTGCCAGGGACGTGGCATCTTCATCACCCGAAATCCACGGGAGATCAAGCCAGGAGAGCATATGATCTGCCAGCAGTACATCTCCAAG CCCTTCCTCATTGACGGCTTCAAGTTTGATATGCGAATCTACGTCCTGATCACATCCTGCGACCCTCTTCGGATCTTCATGTATGAGGAGGGCCTGGCCCGCTTTGCCACCGTGCCCTACGTGGAGCGCAGCCACAACAACCTG GATGACGTCTGCATGCACCTGACCAACTATGCTATCAACAAACACAATGAGAATTTTGTCCGGGATGATGCTGTGGGCAGTAAGAG GAAGCTGTCGACGCTCAACACCTGGCTGCGAGAGCATGGCTACGACCCCCGAGAGCTGTGGGGGGACATCGAGGACATCATCATCAAAACCATCATCTCGGCACATTCTGTTCTTCGCCACAACTACCGAACCTGTTTTCCCCAATATCTGAGTGGAGGTACATGTGCCTGTTTTGAGATTCTTGGTTTTGACATCTTGCTGGACCACAAGCTGAAGCCCTGGCTGCTGGAG GTAAACCACTCTCCAAGCTTCACCACTGACTCACGCCTTGATCGGGAAGTGAAGGATGCACTTCTCTGTGATGCCATGACTCTTATCAACCTCCGAGGCTGTGACAAAAGAAAGGTGATAGAGGAGGACAAGCGGCGAGTCAAGGAGAGGCTTTTCCAGTGCCACCAACAGCCAAGAGAAGCCAAGGGCTCCAG GCGAGAACAAAGTGAGTCATCCCATGCAGCACTGCTGGACCAGGAACGCTATGAGGATGCCCACCTTGGGGGGTACCGGCGGATCTACCCTGGGCCCGACACAGAGAAGTATGCACCCTTCTTCAAGCACAATGGCTCCCTCTTCCAGGAGACGGCTGCTTCCAAGGCCAGAGAGGAGTGTGCCAG GCAGCAACTGGAAGAGATCCGCCTTAAGCAGGAACAGCAGGAGACCTCAGGCAATAAGAGACGAAAGGAAAACAAGGACCAGAACCAGGGTGAATCAGCAGGGGAGAAGAGCCAATCCAGGGCCCGGCTCAGGAGCCTTTCCACCCACTTGGCTTATAGGAACCGGAACCGGGAGAAAGAG CTGCCACCAGTACACCTGGACACCATGCAGCCTCAAGAAAttgtggaagaggaggagctggagcgGATGAAGGCCCTGCTACAAAGGGAAAATCTCATCCGAAGTCTGGGTATTGTAGAGCAGCTCACCCACATTCTGCACCCCAGCCACCAGGGCCAGAAAAAACTTCACGAGTATCAG ATTTCACCAGGACAGGCTGGGCAGTCAAGAACTGCAATCTGTGAGTTTGGTCCCATTGGTCCTCCTGAGAAGGGCTGCCAAAGAGCAGGTTCCTCACTTCCTGCATCCAGTTCAGCCCCACGAGTTGATCCCCAGGATCGTAGGGCCACCGTCAAGCATGAATGCTGCAGTTCCACATCATTCCTGGTGCCATCTGCAGCCCAAGAACTTCAACTGGATAAGAGCTCCAGCAGCCATCAGCCTCTGTTCATTGTCAATGAAGACATCTGGAAGGCACTATTTTCCCAGTGCCAGAGTCAGCCTTACAAGCC AAGGCCAAGCCAGCAGAAGACTAGAAGCCATAAACCAAGCCCTGGCAGGACGAGTGTCACCCTCTTTAACCCCAAGCCAGGGCCATCTTCTGCAACGGGAAAGAGTG GCGTGTCCTCTACCTCATTCCGGCCCGCGAATGGTAGGGAAGTCTTCTCCATAATTACAGTCAGGAAGGGTGGGCCTTGGAACGGTTCAAGCTCTGAAGTCACGCCCTCAGCCGGAAGCGGGAAGGAGGCGCAATCAACCCAGCTTCCTGCCCGCCCCCGTTACTTCCGGTTCCGCTCCTGGCTTCCGGTGCTGAAGCATTTTGGGTTATTGAGGGCTGTTTTTGTCGACATGGCGATTGCTCTGAACCTCTTGCTGGGCGGGCGTGTACGTGCAGCGGTCGCTCGCTGTGGGTTCGCGACCCGAGGGGTGGCGAGCCCAGGCTCTATCGGCCGTGAGCCGGACCCCGATTCTGACTGGGAGCCGGAGGAGCGGGAGCTGCAGGAGGTGGAGAG CGCCCTGAAACGACAGAAAAAAGCCATCCGGTTCCAGAAAATTCGAAGGCAAATGGAGGTGCCAGGTGCCCCGCCCAGGACCCTGACGTGGGAAGCCATGGAGCAGATCCG gTATTTACATAAGGAATTTGCAGAGTCCTGGTCAGTTCCCAGATTGGCTGAAGGCTTTGAGGTCAGCACCGATGTGATTAGAAGggttttaaaaagcaagtttgTACCCACATTGGAACAAAAACTGAAGCAGGATCAAAAAGTCCTTAAGAAAGTTAGGCTTGCCCCCTCGCTCTGGCAGCTCCCAGGCTCTGGGGTTACCTTGAAACCACTTTCTGCAGGCCATTCTGTATCAGGCTCTTTGCTGATGCCGGGGGATGAAGTCTCATCCAAAGGCCATGGTCACATCACAGCATTGAGGGTGATCAAATCGAACACTCACAGTACAAATACACCaaggagacagaagggaaggaataaaggaatccagggcctggaggaggagagcTTCATGCCTGTTACTGAAGCCCTAGGTCATCCGAGAGAGCTGCAGAAGTACTCCACCAGTGACTGTGAGGGCACCAGGGCAACTGACTTTGATGGATGGCCGAGTGACAGGAAGCTGGAAGAGTTGAAGGCAGGGGAGCCAGATGACCAGAACTTTAGCAACAAAGTAGTACAGAGGGGGCGAGAGTTCTTTGACAGCAATGGGAACTTCCTGTACAGAATTTGA
- the TTLL13 gene encoding tubulin polyglutamylase TTLL13 isoform X3 produces MEPSTCKTSESEEDYVEEEGSEEECVKGEAKKIPKKVITPADPDDLEVGRRKKRRKHRPLAINLTNCKYESVRRAAQMCGLKEVGEDEEWTVYWTDCSVSLERVMDMKRFQKINHFPGMTEICRKDLLARNLNRMQKLYPTEYNIFPRTWCLPADYGDFQSYGRQRKTRTYICKPDSGCQGRGIFITRNPREIKPGEHMICQQYISKPFLIDGFKFDMRIYVLITSCDPLRIFMYEEGLARFATVPYVERSHNNLDDVCMHLTNYAINKHNENFVRDDAVGSKRKLSTLNTWLREHGYDPRELWGDIEDIIIKTIISAHSVLRHNYRTCFPQYLSGGTCACFEILGFDILLDHKLKPWLLEVNHSPSFTTDSRLDREVKDALLCDAMTLINLRGCDKRKVIEEDKRRVKERLFQCHQQPREAKGSRREQSESSHAALLDQERYEDAHLGGYRRIYPGPDTEKYAPFFKHNGSLFQETAASKAREECARQQLEEIRLKQEQQETSGNKRRKENKDQNQGESAGEKSQSRARLRSLSTHLAYRNRNREKELPPVHLDTMQPQEIVEEEELERMKALLQRENLIRSLGIVEQLTHILHPSHQGQKKLHEYQISPGQAGQSRTAICEFGPIGPPEKGCQRAGSSLPASSSAPRVDPQDRRATVKHECCSSTSFLVPSAAQELQLDKSSSSHQPLFIVNEDIWKALFSQCQSQPYKPRPSQQKTRSHKPSPGRTSVTLFNPKPGPSSATGKSGVSSTSFRPANGREVFSIITVRKGGPWNGSSSEVTPSAGSGKEAQSTQLPARPRYFRFRSWLPVLKHFGLLRAVFVDMAIALNLLLGGRVRAAVARCGFATRGVASPGSIGREPDPDSDWEPEERELQEVESALKRQKKAIRFQKIRRQMEVPGAPPRTLTWEAMEQIRYLHKEFAESWSVPRLAEGFEVSTDVIRRVLKSKFVPTLEQKLKQDQKVLKKVRLAPSLWQLPGSGVTLKPLSAGHSVSGSLLMPGDEVSSKGHGHITALRVIKSNTHSTNTPRRQKGRNKGIQGLEEESFMPVTEALGHPRELQKYSTSDCEGTRATDFDGWPSDRKLEELKAGEPDDQNFSNKVVQRGREFFDSNGNFLYRI; encoded by the exons TG TGCGTCGAGCAGCTCAAATGTGTGGcctgaaagaggtgggggaggatgaAGAGTGGACAGTGTACTGGACAGACTGCTCTGTTTCACTGGAACGAGTCATGGACATGAAGAGGTTTCAG AAAATCAACCACTTCCCTGGCATGACAGAAATCTGCCGCAAAGATCTGCTGGCTCGGAACCTCAACCGCATGCAGAAACTCTATCCTACAGAGTACAACATCTTCCCCCGCACCTGGTGCCTCCCCGCAGA CTACGGGGACTTCCAGTCCTATGGTCGTCAGCGAAAAACCCGCACTTATATCTGCAAGCCAGACAGTGGCTGCCAGGGACGTGGCATCTTCATCACCCGAAATCCACGGGAGATCAAGCCAGGAGAGCATATGATCTGCCAGCAGTACATCTCCAAG CCCTTCCTCATTGACGGCTTCAAGTTTGATATGCGAATCTACGTCCTGATCACATCCTGCGACCCTCTTCGGATCTTCATGTATGAGGAGGGCCTGGCCCGCTTTGCCACCGTGCCCTACGTGGAGCGCAGCCACAACAACCTG GATGACGTCTGCATGCACCTGACCAACTATGCTATCAACAAACACAATGAGAATTTTGTCCGGGATGATGCTGTGGGCAGTAAGAG GAAGCTGTCGACGCTCAACACCTGGCTGCGAGAGCATGGCTACGACCCCCGAGAGCTGTGGGGGGACATCGAGGACATCATCATCAAAACCATCATCTCGGCACATTCTGTTCTTCGCCACAACTACCGAACCTGTTTTCCCCAATATCTGAGTGGAGGTACATGTGCCTGTTTTGAGATTCTTGGTTTTGACATCTTGCTGGACCACAAGCTGAAGCCCTGGCTGCTGGAG GTAAACCACTCTCCAAGCTTCACCACTGACTCACGCCTTGATCGGGAAGTGAAGGATGCACTTCTCTGTGATGCCATGACTCTTATCAACCTCCGAGGCTGTGACAAAAGAAAGGTGATAGAGGAGGACAAGCGGCGAGTCAAGGAGAGGCTTTTCCAGTGCCACCAACAGCCAAGAGAAGCCAAGGGCTCCAG GCGAGAACAAAGTGAGTCATCCCATGCAGCACTGCTGGACCAGGAACGCTATGAGGATGCCCACCTTGGGGGGTACCGGCGGATCTACCCTGGGCCCGACACAGAGAAGTATGCACCCTTCTTCAAGCACAATGGCTCCCTCTTCCAGGAGACGGCTGCTTCCAAGGCCAGAGAGGAGTGTGCCAG GCAGCAACTGGAAGAGATCCGCCTTAAGCAGGAACAGCAGGAGACCTCAGGCAATAAGAGACGAAAGGAAAACAAGGACCAGAACCAGGGTGAATCAGCAGGGGAGAAGAGCCAATCCAGGGCCCGGCTCAGGAGCCTTTCCACCCACTTGGCTTATAGGAACCGGAACCGGGAGAAAGAG CTGCCACCAGTACACCTGGACACCATGCAGCCTCAAGAAAttgtggaagaggaggagctggagcgGATGAAGGCCCTGCTACAAAGGGAAAATCTCATCCGAAGTCTGGGTATTGTAGAGCAGCTCACCCACATTCTGCACCCCAGCCACCAGGGCCAGAAAAAACTTCACGAGTATCAG ATTTCACCAGGACAGGCTGGGCAGTCAAGAACTGCAATCTGTGAGTTTGGTCCCATTGGTCCTCCTGAGAAGGGCTGCCAAAGAGCAGGTTCCTCACTTCCTGCATCCAGTTCAGCCCCACGAGTTGATCCCCAGGATCGTAGGGCCACCGTCAAGCATGAATGCTGCAGTTCCACATCATTCCTGGTGCCATCTGCAGCCCAAGAACTTCAACTGGATAAGAGCTCCAGCAGCCATCAGCCTCTGTTCATTGTCAATGAAGACATCTGGAAGGCACTATTTTCCCAGTGCCAGAGTCAGCCTTACAAGCC AAGGCCAAGCCAGCAGAAGACTAGAAGCCATAAACCAAGCCCTGGCAGGACGAGTGTCACCCTCTTTAACCCCAAGCCAGGGCCATCTTCTGCAACGGGAAAGAGTG GCGTGTCCTCTACCTCATTCCGGCCCGCGAATGGTAGGGAAGTCTTCTCCATAATTACAGTCAGGAAGGGTGGGCCTTGGAACGGTTCAAGCTCTGAAGTCACGCCCTCAGCCGGAAGCGGGAAGGAGGCGCAATCAACCCAGCTTCCTGCCCGCCCCCGTTACTTCCGGTTCCGCTCCTGGCTTCCGGTGCTGAAGCATTTTGGGTTATTGAGGGCTGTTTTTGTCGACATGGCGATTGCTCTGAACCTCTTGCTGGGCGGGCGTGTACGTGCAGCGGTCGCTCGCTGTGGGTTCGCGACCCGAGGGGTGGCGAGCCCAGGCTCTATCGGCCGTGAGCCGGACCCCGATTCTGACTGGGAGCCGGAGGAGCGGGAGCTGCAGGAGGTGGAGAG CGCCCTGAAACGACAGAAAAAAGCCATCCGGTTCCAGAAAATTCGAAGGCAAATGGAGGTGCCAGGTGCCCCGCCCAGGACCCTGACGTGGGAAGCCATGGAGCAGATCCG gTATTTACATAAGGAATTTGCAGAGTCCTGGTCAGTTCCCAGATTGGCTGAAGGCTTTGAGGTCAGCACCGATGTGATTAGAAGggttttaaaaagcaagtttgTACCCACATTGGAACAAAAACTGAAGCAGGATCAAAAAGTCCTTAAGAAAGTTAGGCTTGCCCCCTCGCTCTGGCAGCTCCCAGGCTCTGGGGTTACCTTGAAACCACTTTCTGCAGGCCATTCTGTATCAGGCTCTTTGCTGATGCCGGGGGATGAAGTCTCATCCAAAGGCCATGGTCACATCACAGCATTGAGGGTGATCAAATCGAACACTCACAGTACAAATACACCaaggagacagaagggaaggaataaaggaatccagggcctggaggaggagagcTTCATGCCTGTTACTGAAGCCCTAGGTCATCCGAGAGAGCTGCAGAAGTACTCCACCAGTGACTGTGAGGGCACCAGGGCAACTGACTTTGATGGATGGCCGAGTGACAGGAAGCTGGAAGAGTTGAAGGCAGGGGAGCCAGATGACCAGAACTTTAGCAACAAAGTAGTACAGAGGGGGCGAGAGTTCTTTGACAGCAATGGGAACTTCCTGTACAGAATTTGA
- the TTLL13 gene encoding tubulin polyglutamylase TTLL13 isoform X2 — MEPSTCKTSESEEDYVEEEGSEEECVKGEGTTPSNPSHQALSKADCNAFMNGVALSVVAKKIPKKVITPADPDDLEVGRRKKRRKHRPLAINLTNCKYESVRRAAQMCGLKEVGEDEEWTVYWTDCSVSLERVMDMKRFQKINHFPGMTEICRKDLLARNLNRMQKLYPTEYNIFPRTWCLPADYGDFQSYGRQRKTRTYICKPDSGCQGRGIFITRNPREIKPGEHMICQQYISKPFLIDGFKFDMRIYVLITSCDPLRIFMYEEGLARFATVPYVERSHNNLDDVCMHLTNYAINKHNENFVRDDAVGSKRKLSTLNTWLREHGYDPRELWGDIEDIIIKTIISAHSVLRHNYRTCFPQYLSGGTCACFEILGFDILLDHKLKPWLLEVNHSPSFTTDSRLDREVKDALLCDAMTLINLRGCDKRKVIEEDKRRVKERLFQCHQQPREAKGSRREQSESSHAALLDQERYEDAHLGGYRRIYPGPDTEKYAPFFKHNGSLFQETAASKAREECARQQLEEIRLKQEQQETSGNKRRKENKDQNQGESAGEKSQSRARLRSLSTHLAYRNRNREKELPPVHLDTMQPQEIVEEEELERMKALLQRENLIRSLGIVEQLTHILHPSHQGQKKLHEYQTHKKCGKGLLFSSSLDFTRTGWAVKNCNLSAPRVDPQDRRATVKHECCSSTSFLVPSAAQELQLDKSSSSHQPLFIVNEDIWKALFSQCQSQPYKPRPSQQKTRSHKPSPGRTSVTLFNPKPGPSSATGKSGVSSTSFRPANGREVFSIITVRKGGPWNGSSSEVTPSAGSGKEAQSTQLPARPRYFRFRSWLPVLKHFGLLRAVFVDMAIALNLLLGGRVRAAVARCGFATRGVASPGSIGREPDPDSDWEPEERELQEVESALKRQKKAIRFQKIRRQMEVPGAPPRTLTWEAMEQIRYLHKEFAESWSVPRLAEGFEVSTDVIRRVLKSKFVPTLEQKLKQDQKVLKKVRLAPSLWQLPGSGVTLKPLSAGHSVSGSLLMPGDEVSSKGHGHITALRVIKSNTHSTNTPRRQKGRNKGIQGLEEESFMPVTEALGHPRELQKYSTSDCEGTRATDFDGWPSDRKLEELKAGEPDDQNFSNKVVQRGREFFDSNGNFLYRI; from the exons TG TGCGTCGAGCAGCTCAAATGTGTGGcctgaaagaggtgggggaggatgaAGAGTGGACAGTGTACTGGACAGACTGCTCTGTTTCACTGGAACGAGTCATGGACATGAAGAGGTTTCAG AAAATCAACCACTTCCCTGGCATGACAGAAATCTGCCGCAAAGATCTGCTGGCTCGGAACCTCAACCGCATGCAGAAACTCTATCCTACAGAGTACAACATCTTCCCCCGCACCTGGTGCCTCCCCGCAGA CTACGGGGACTTCCAGTCCTATGGTCGTCAGCGAAAAACCCGCACTTATATCTGCAAGCCAGACAGTGGCTGCCAGGGACGTGGCATCTTCATCACCCGAAATCCACGGGAGATCAAGCCAGGAGAGCATATGATCTGCCAGCAGTACATCTCCAAG CCCTTCCTCATTGACGGCTTCAAGTTTGATATGCGAATCTACGTCCTGATCACATCCTGCGACCCTCTTCGGATCTTCATGTATGAGGAGGGCCTGGCCCGCTTTGCCACCGTGCCCTACGTGGAGCGCAGCCACAACAACCTG GATGACGTCTGCATGCACCTGACCAACTATGCTATCAACAAACACAATGAGAATTTTGTCCGGGATGATGCTGTGGGCAGTAAGAG GAAGCTGTCGACGCTCAACACCTGGCTGCGAGAGCATGGCTACGACCCCCGAGAGCTGTGGGGGGACATCGAGGACATCATCATCAAAACCATCATCTCGGCACATTCTGTTCTTCGCCACAACTACCGAACCTGTTTTCCCCAATATCTGAGTGGAGGTACATGTGCCTGTTTTGAGATTCTTGGTTTTGACATCTTGCTGGACCACAAGCTGAAGCCCTGGCTGCTGGAG GTAAACCACTCTCCAAGCTTCACCACTGACTCACGCCTTGATCGGGAAGTGAAGGATGCACTTCTCTGTGATGCCATGACTCTTATCAACCTCCGAGGCTGTGACAAAAGAAAGGTGATAGAGGAGGACAAGCGGCGAGTCAAGGAGAGGCTTTTCCAGTGCCACCAACAGCCAAGAGAAGCCAAGGGCTCCAG GCGAGAACAAAGTGAGTCATCCCATGCAGCACTGCTGGACCAGGAACGCTATGAGGATGCCCACCTTGGGGGGTACCGGCGGATCTACCCTGGGCCCGACACAGAGAAGTATGCACCCTTCTTCAAGCACAATGGCTCCCTCTTCCAGGAGACGGCTGCTTCCAAGGCCAGAGAGGAGTGTGCCAG GCAGCAACTGGAAGAGATCCGCCTTAAGCAGGAACAGCAGGAGACCTCAGGCAATAAGAGACGAAAGGAAAACAAGGACCAGAACCAGGGTGAATCAGCAGGGGAGAAGAGCCAATCCAGGGCCCGGCTCAGGAGCCTTTCCACCCACTTGGCTTATAGGAACCGGAACCGGGAGAAAGAG CTGCCACCAGTACACCTGGACACCATGCAGCCTCAAGAAAttgtggaagaggaggagctggagcgGATGAAGGCCCTGCTACAAAGGGAAAATCTCATCCGAAGTCTGGGTATTGTAGAGCAGCTCACCCACATTCTGCACCCCAGCCACCAGGGCCAGAAAAAACTTCACGAGTATCAG ACTCACAAGAAATGTGGTAAGGGGCTGCTCTTCTCCTCTAGCCTAGATTTCACCAGGACAGGCTGGGCAGTCAAGAACTGCAATCT TTCAGCCCCACGAGTTGATCCCCAGGATCGTAGGGCCACCGTCAAGCATGAATGCTGCAGTTCCACATCATTCCTGGTGCCATCTGCAGCCCAAGAACTTCAACTGGATAAGAGCTCCAGCAGCCATCAGCCTCTGTTCATTGTCAATGAAGACATCTGGAAGGCACTATTTTCCCAGTGCCAGAGTCAGCCTTACAAGCC AAGGCCAAGCCAGCAGAAGACTAGAAGCCATAAACCAAGCCCTGGCAGGACGAGTGTCACCCTCTTTAACCCCAAGCCAGGGCCATCTTCTGCAACGGGAAAGAGTG GCGTGTCCTCTACCTCATTCCGGCCCGCGAATGGTAGGGAAGTCTTCTCCATAATTACAGTCAGGAAGGGTGGGCCTTGGAACGGTTCAAGCTCTGAAGTCACGCCCTCAGCCGGAAGCGGGAAGGAGGCGCAATCAACCCAGCTTCCTGCCCGCCCCCGTTACTTCCGGTTCCGCTCCTGGCTTCCGGTGCTGAAGCATTTTGGGTTATTGAGGGCTGTTTTTGTCGACATGGCGATTGCTCTGAACCTCTTGCTGGGCGGGCGTGTACGTGCAGCGGTCGCTCGCTGTGGGTTCGCGACCCGAGGGGTGGCGAGCCCAGGCTCTATCGGCCGTGAGCCGGACCCCGATTCTGACTGGGAGCCGGAGGAGCGGGAGCTGCAGGAGGTGGAGAG CGCCCTGAAACGACAGAAAAAAGCCATCCGGTTCCAGAAAATTCGAAGGCAAATGGAGGTGCCAGGTGCCCCGCCCAGGACCCTGACGTGGGAAGCCATGGAGCAGATCCG gTATTTACATAAGGAATTTGCAGAGTCCTGGTCAGTTCCCAGATTGGCTGAAGGCTTTGAGGTCAGCACCGATGTGATTAGAAGggttttaaaaagcaagtttgTACCCACATTGGAACAAAAACTGAAGCAGGATCAAAAAGTCCTTAAGAAAGTTAGGCTTGCCCCCTCGCTCTGGCAGCTCCCAGGCTCTGGGGTTACCTTGAAACCACTTTCTGCAGGCCATTCTGTATCAGGCTCTTTGCTGATGCCGGGGGATGAAGTCTCATCCAAAGGCCATGGTCACATCACAGCATTGAGGGTGATCAAATCGAACACTCACAGTACAAATACACCaaggagacagaagggaaggaataaaggaatccagggcctggaggaggagagcTTCATGCCTGTTACTGAAGCCCTAGGTCATCCGAGAGAGCTGCAGAAGTACTCCACCAGTGACTGTGAGGGCACCAGGGCAACTGACTTTGATGGATGGCCGAGTGACAGGAAGCTGGAAGAGTTGAAGGCAGGGGAGCCAGATGACCAGAACTTTAGCAACAAAGTAGTACAGAGGGGGCGAGAGTTCTTTGACAGCAATGGGAACTTCCTGTACAGAATTTGA